Proteins encoded in a region of the Streptomyces sp. NBC_01471 genome:
- the chpH gene encoding chaplin ChpH: MIKKVVAAAAVTGGLVLAGAGMAVADAGAQGAAVHSPGVASGNVIQVPVHIPVNLCGNTVSVIGLLNPAFGNTCVNK; encoded by the coding sequence ATGATCAAGAAGGTCGTCGCTGCTGCGGCAGTCACTGGTGGTCTGGTGCTCGCGGGTGCGGGCATGGCCGTCGCCGACGCAGGCGCGCAGGGTGCCGCCGTGCACTCTCCCGGTGTGGCCTCGGGCAACGTTATTCAGGTGCCCGTGCACATCCCGGTGAACCTGTGCGGCAACACGGTCTCCGTGATCGGGCTGCTCAACCCCGCCTTCGGCAACACCTGCGTCAACAAGTGA
- a CDS encoding helix-turn-helix transcriptional regulator yields the protein MSEPRSAPTVGQVVLGKRLQELRERAGLSREQAAKVLRVAQATIRRMETAEVALKIPYVQLLLKAYGISEAENDAFVELAEEANQPGWWQRFHGILPDWFSMYVSLEGAASLIRQYEPHFVPGVLQTEEYARAVMLSGAVGETSPEDIERHVALRMERQSLLTRPNAPTLWVVMDETVLRRHAGGRDVMRGQIDRLLRAAELPHVTLQIAEFSTGHHPGTYGPFVLFRFAMPELPDMVYSEYLTGAVYLDARPEVAAHLEVMDRMAAQAATAQRTKEILKDFRKEL from the coding sequence TTGAGTGAGCCGCGGTCCGCCCCGACCGTTGGCCAGGTCGTGCTCGGTAAGCGCCTGCAGGAACTGCGCGAGCGAGCCGGTCTGAGTCGCGAACAGGCTGCCAAAGTGCTCAGGGTCGCCCAGGCCACCATCCGCCGGATGGAGACCGCCGAGGTGGCGCTGAAGATCCCCTATGTGCAGTTACTGCTGAAGGCGTACGGGATCAGTGAGGCCGAGAACGATGCCTTCGTCGAGCTCGCCGAGGAGGCCAACCAGCCCGGCTGGTGGCAGCGGTTCCACGGGATCCTGCCCGACTGGTTCAGCATGTACGTCAGCCTGGAGGGCGCTGCCTCGCTCATCAGGCAGTACGAGCCGCACTTCGTACCCGGTGTGCTGCAGACCGAGGAGTACGCGCGCGCGGTCATGCTGAGCGGCGCCGTCGGCGAGACCAGCCCCGAGGACATCGAGCGGCATGTCGCGCTGCGGATGGAGCGGCAGTCCCTGCTGACACGGCCCAACGCACCGACGCTCTGGGTCGTGATGGACGAGACGGTGCTGCGGCGGCACGCGGGCGGCCGCGACGTCATGCGGGGCCAGATCGACCGCCTGCTGCGAGCGGCCGAGCTGCCGCATGTCACGCTGCAGATCGCGGAGTTCTCCACCGGTCACCATCCGGGGACCTATGGCCCCTTCGTCCTCTTCCGTTTCGCAATGCCCGAACTTCCCGACATGGTCTACAGCGAGTACCTGACCGGCGCCGTCTATCTGGACGCGCGTCCCGAGGTGGCTGCCCACCTCGAGGTCATGGACCGCATGGCGGCTCAGGCCGCAACTGCACAACGCACGAAGGAGATCCTCAAGGATTTCCGCAAGGAGCTGTAA
- a CDS encoding glycoside hydrolase N-terminal domain-containing protein — MTHAPEQPAPSRRSVLGAAGGTLAAGLALGGLRPFTAAAAVPGRDHVARLVPESAATELRYPAPASESLIIQQGLPIGNGRTGALLTGDPAHDVLYLTDATLWTGGLNDSLQSDGQFPYGADDFGSFTLLAKAALDLPGHELSAVTGYRRTLDLSNGLSTVTYRLGGVTYRREVYASHPDEVVVIRLTQSGGGTCTGSLSLAGRHGETTVADGATRTASFSGAFPNGLRYAAAAGVSSGTGTVAFEGADITFAGCSEVLVVIAGGTDYAPDPATGYRNPGADPHTIATGRLSAAARAGGSALLSAHLADYQPLYNRMTVELGTSTDAQRSLDTWSRLTALGAQGAPSDPELEAAYLQFGRYLMISGSRDSVPLNLQGLWIDRTDPDWMGDYHTDINVQMNYWLADRAGLSDCFGAFLDYCLAQVPSWTRTTAKSFNDPRNGFRNSSGKVAGWTTAISTNVHGGMGWWWHPAGNAWLCNSLWQHYEYTQDRTELKKIYPLLKGACEFWEARLVTTTVTDPATGASRQVLIDDSDWSPEQGPTDAKGITYAQELVHDLFASYRTAAALLSTDAGYAKTVAGLQSRLYLPEVSPETGWLEEWMTPKNLGETAHRHLSPLIGLFPGDRITPEGSPAGLVTGARNLLTARGMSSFGWGCAWRAASWARLKDADKAYQLVRTVMAPSTGTSNGTSQNLFDMYDLGSRATLQIDANFGTPTAMIEMLVYSRPGVIELLPALPGAWAAAGRITGVGARGGVTVDLEWHAGKVTSAVLRSTVSTTTEVRAGDWHRTVRLRPGRAVTLRP; from the coding sequence ATGACCCATGCCCCGGAACAACCCGCACCGTCGCGTCGAAGCGTTCTGGGGGCAGCGGGCGGAACCCTCGCCGCGGGCCTCGCGCTCGGTGGGCTGCGTCCCTTCACCGCCGCGGCCGCCGTACCGGGCCGGGACCACGTCGCCCGGCTCGTGCCCGAATCGGCTGCCACCGAGCTGCGTTACCCGGCGCCCGCGAGTGAGAGCCTGATCATCCAGCAGGGGCTGCCGATCGGAAACGGCCGCACGGGCGCCCTGCTGACCGGGGACCCCGCGCACGACGTGCTCTACCTCACCGACGCCACCCTGTGGACCGGCGGTCTCAACGACAGCCTCCAGAGCGACGGCCAGTTCCCTTACGGAGCCGACGACTTCGGCAGCTTCACGCTGCTCGCGAAAGCGGCGCTCGACCTCCCGGGCCACGAACTGTCCGCCGTCACCGGTTACCGCCGCACCCTCGACCTCAGCAACGGCCTGAGTACCGTCACCTACCGGCTGGGCGGGGTCACCTACCGCCGGGAGGTCTACGCCAGCCACCCCGACGAGGTCGTCGTCATCCGTCTCACCCAGAGCGGCGGGGGCACCTGCACCGGCTCGCTCTCCCTCGCCGGCCGGCACGGCGAGACGACCGTGGCGGACGGCGCCACCCGTACCGCCTCGTTCTCGGGCGCGTTCCCCAACGGACTGAGGTACGCGGCGGCGGCCGGTGTCTCCAGCGGCACCGGCACCGTGGCCTTCGAGGGCGCCGACATCACCTTCGCCGGGTGCTCCGAGGTGCTGGTGGTCATAGCCGGCGGTACGGACTATGCGCCGGACCCCGCGACCGGCTACCGGAACCCCGGCGCGGACCCGCACACCATCGCGACCGGCCGGCTGTCCGCCGCGGCGAGGGCGGGCGGCTCGGCGCTGCTCAGCGCCCATCTCGCCGACTACCAGCCGCTGTACAACCGGATGACGGTCGAGCTCGGGACGTCGACCGACGCGCAGCGCTCGCTCGACACCTGGTCCCGGCTCACCGCCCTCGGCGCGCAGGGAGCGCCTTCCGACCCGGAACTGGAAGCCGCCTACCTCCAGTTCGGCCGCTACCTGATGATCAGCGGCTCGCGCGACAGTGTGCCGCTCAACCTCCAGGGCCTGTGGATCGACCGCACGGACCCCGACTGGATGGGTGATTACCACACGGACATCAACGTCCAGATGAACTACTGGCTGGCCGACCGGGCCGGGCTCTCCGACTGCTTCGGCGCCTTCCTGGACTACTGCCTGGCCCAGGTGCCCTCCTGGACCCGGACCACCGCCAAGAGCTTCAACGACCCGCGCAACGGATTCCGCAACTCCAGCGGGAAGGTCGCGGGGTGGACGACCGCCATCTCCACCAACGTCCACGGCGGGATGGGCTGGTGGTGGCACCCCGCCGGGAACGCCTGGCTCTGCAACTCGCTCTGGCAGCACTACGAGTACACCCAGGACCGCACCGAGCTGAAGAAGATCTACCCGCTGCTCAAGGGCGCCTGCGAGTTCTGGGAGGCGCGGCTGGTCACCACGACCGTCACCGACCCGGCCACCGGCGCGTCCCGCCAGGTCCTGATCGACGACAGCGACTGGTCACCTGAGCAGGGGCCGACCGACGCCAAGGGCATCACCTACGCCCAGGAACTCGTCCACGACCTCTTCGCCTCGTACCGTACGGCGGCCGCGCTGCTCTCCACGGACGCCGGTTACGCGAAGACCGTCGCCGGGCTGCAGTCCCGCCTGTACCTCCCGGAGGTCAGCCCGGAGACCGGCTGGCTGGAGGAGTGGATGACCCCCAAGAACCTGGGCGAGACCGCACACCGGCATCTGTCACCCCTGATCGGCCTCTTCCCCGGCGACCGGATCACCCCCGAGGGCAGCCCGGCCGGACTGGTCACCGGCGCACGCAATCTGCTGACGGCGCGCGGGATGTCGAGCTTCGGCTGGGGGTGCGCCTGGCGCGCGGCGAGCTGGGCACGGCTGAAGGACGCCGATAAGGCGTACCAGCTGGTCCGTACGGTCATGGCGCCGTCCACCGGCACCAGCAACGGCACTTCGCAGAACCTCTTCGACATGTACGACCTGGGGTCGCGCGCCACCCTGCAGATCGATGCGAACTTCGGCACCCCGACCGCGATGATCGAGATGCTGGTCTACTCCAGGCCCGGCGTGATCGAGCTGCTGCCCGCCCTGCCCGGCGCCTGGGCCGCGGCGGGCCGGATCACGGGGGTCGGTGCGCGCGGCGGTGTCACCGTCGATCTGGAGTGGCACGCCGGGAAGGTCACCAGCGCGGTGCTGCGCTCCACGGTGAGCACGACGACCGAGGTACGGGCCGGGGACTGGCACCGGACGGTGCGTCTGCGGCCGGGCCGGGCGGTCACGCTCCGGCCCTAG
- a CDS encoding DUF397 domain-containing protein — MDRIYNGMPAADLGAEGWHKPWSGGNGGNCIEAMKLADGRVAVRQSADPEGPALIYSTGEIAAFIQGAKSGQADFLLT, encoded by the coding sequence ATGGATCGCATATACAACGGCATGCCTGCCGCGGACCTCGGCGCCGAGGGCTGGCACAAGCCGTGGAGCGGCGGTAACGGCGGCAACTGCATCGAGGCCATGAAGCTGGCCGACGGCAGGGTCGCCGTACGCCAGTCCGCCGACCCTGAAGGCCCCGCACTCATCTACTCCACCGGCGAGATCGCCGCGTTCATCCAGGGGGCGAAGTCCGGTCAGGCCGACTTCCTCCTGACCTGA
- a CDS encoding S-(hydroxymethyl)mycothiol dehydrogenase, whose product MTQQVQGVVAPGRNQPVRVETILVPDPGPGEAVVKIQACGVCHTDLHYKQGGINDDFPFLLGHEAAGVVESVGEGVTDVAPGDFVILNWRAVCGQCRACLRGRPQYCFDTHNAKQKMTLADGTELSPALGIGAFAEKTLVASGQCTKVDPAVSPAVAGLLGCGVMAGIGAAINTGQVGRGDSVAVIGCGGVGDAAVVGARLAGAAKIIAVDIDDKKLATARRMGATHTVNSRTADPVEAIRELTGGFGADVVIEAVGRPETYQQAFYARDLAGTVVLVGVPTPEMKLELPLLDVFGRGGSLKSSWYGDCLPSRDFPMLVDLHQQGRIDLGAFVTEKIGLDEVEKAFGRMADGDVLRSVVEF is encoded by the coding sequence ATGACACAGCAGGTCCAAGGGGTCGTGGCCCCCGGCAGGAACCAACCCGTCCGCGTGGAGACGATCCTGGTCCCGGACCCGGGGCCCGGCGAGGCCGTGGTGAAGATCCAGGCCTGCGGGGTCTGTCACACGGATCTCCACTACAAGCAGGGCGGGATCAACGACGACTTCCCGTTCCTGCTCGGCCACGAGGCGGCCGGAGTCGTGGAGTCGGTCGGCGAGGGCGTCACCGACGTCGCCCCGGGTGACTTCGTGATCCTCAACTGGCGCGCCGTGTGCGGGCAGTGCCGGGCCTGTCTGCGCGGCAGGCCGCAGTACTGCTTCGACACGCACAACGCGAAGCAGAAGATGACCCTGGCCGATGGGACTGAGCTCTCCCCGGCGCTGGGCATCGGTGCCTTCGCCGAGAAGACCCTGGTCGCCTCCGGCCAGTGCACCAAGGTCGACCCGGCCGTCTCCCCGGCCGTCGCCGGTCTGCTCGGCTGCGGAGTGATGGCGGGGATCGGCGCCGCCATCAACACCGGACAGGTCGGCCGCGGCGACTCGGTGGCGGTCATCGGCTGCGGCGGCGTCGGCGACGCGGCCGTCGTCGGGGCCCGGCTCGCCGGGGCCGCGAAGATCATCGCCGTCGACATCGACGACAAGAAGCTCGCGACCGCGCGGCGGATGGGCGCCACCCACACCGTCAACTCGCGCACCGCGGACCCCGTAGAGGCCATCAGGGAGCTCACCGGCGGCTTCGGCGCCGACGTGGTGATCGAGGCGGTCGGCCGCCCCGAGACGTACCAGCAGGCGTTCTACGCCCGCGACCTGGCGGGGACCGTCGTCCTGGTCGGCGTCCCGACGCCGGAGATGAAGCTGGAACTCCCGCTCCTCGACGTCTTCGGCCGCGGCGGGTCGCTCAAGTCCTCCTGGTACGGGGACTGCCTGCCCTCCCGCGACTTCCCGATGCTCGTCGATCTGCACCAGCAGGGCCGGATCGACCTCGGAGCCTTCGTCACCGAGAAGATCGGGCTCGACGAGGTCGAGAAGGCATTCGGGCGGATGGCCGACGGCGATGTGCTGCGCTCGGTGGTGGAGTTCTGA
- a CDS encoding SAM-dependent methyltransferase, producing MTGSEPAHVQIDTSKPHPARMYDWFLGGKDNYPVDQEMAEQLLALDPRGKEMARVNRAFMHRATRCLAESGIRQFLDVGTGIPTEPNLHQIAQRSAPDSRVVYCDNDPIVLAHAAALLRSTPEGATDYIQADAREPSTILEAAGKLLDFGRPVALSLVALLHFVADEDADELVNRMMEPLAPGSYLVLSHITGEFDPERSAKAVEMYRARGLTLRPRSRAETARFFEGFELLEPGVSLAAEWRPELGERVPVAGDDPIPGWVGVARKP from the coding sequence GTGACCGGATCAGAGCCAGCGCACGTCCAGATCGACACCAGCAAGCCGCATCCCGCCCGGATGTACGACTGGTTCCTGGGCGGCAAGGACAACTATCCGGTCGACCAGGAGATGGCCGAGCAGCTCCTCGCCCTCGACCCGCGGGGCAAGGAGATGGCACGGGTCAACCGGGCGTTCATGCACCGCGCGACCCGCTGTCTGGCGGAGAGCGGCATCCGCCAGTTCCTGGACGTCGGGACGGGTATACCGACCGAACCCAACCTGCACCAGATCGCTCAGCGGTCGGCGCCGGACTCCCGCGTCGTCTACTGCGACAACGACCCGATCGTGCTGGCACACGCCGCGGCGCTGCTGCGCTCCACGCCCGAGGGCGCGACCGACTACATCCAGGCGGACGCCCGGGAGCCCTCCACCATCCTGGAGGCGGCGGGCAAGCTCCTGGACTTCGGCCGGCCGGTCGCGCTCTCGCTGGTGGCCCTGCTGCACTTCGTCGCGGACGAGGACGCGGACGAGCTGGTGAACCGCATGATGGAGCCGCTGGCGCCGGGCAGCTACCTCGTTCTCTCGCACATCACCGGGGAGTTCGACCCGGAGAGGTCGGCGAAGGCCGTCGAGATGTACCGGGCCCGCGGTCTGACCCTGCGGCCCCGGTCGCGTGCGGAGACCGCGCGGTTCTTCGAGGGCTTCGAACTCCTCGAACCCGGGGTCTCGCTGGCCGCCGAGTGGCGACCCGAACTCGGTGAGCGGGTGCCGGTCGCCGGCGACGACCCGATCCCCGGCTGGGTGGGCGTCGCCCGCAAGCCCTGA
- a CDS encoding MBL fold metallo-hydrolase produces MAARIDHLVTSGTFSLDGGSWDVDNNVWIVGDDSEAIVIDAAHDAAAIEAALDGRTLRAIVCTHAHNDHIDAAPALAAATGAPVLLHPDDLPLWRMTHPDRLPDGELQDGQILTVAGTVLTVLHTPGHAPGAVCLHAPGLATVFTGDTLFQGGPGATGRSFSDHPTIVASIRDRLLTLDPQTVVRTGHGDSTTIGAEAPGLPEWLAQDS; encoded by the coding sequence ATGGCGGCCCGTATCGACCATCTCGTCACCTCCGGCACGTTCTCGCTCGACGGCGGCAGCTGGGACGTCGACAACAACGTCTGGATCGTCGGCGACGACAGCGAGGCGATCGTCATCGACGCCGCCCATGACGCCGCCGCGATCGAGGCCGCCCTGGACGGCCGTACGCTGCGCGCCATCGTCTGCACGCACGCGCACAACGACCACATCGACGCGGCGCCCGCACTGGCCGCGGCGACCGGGGCGCCCGTCCTGCTGCACCCGGACGATCTGCCGCTGTGGCGGATGACCCACCCCGACCGCCTGCCGGACGGCGAGCTCCAGGACGGGCAGATCCTGACGGTGGCGGGGACCGTGCTGACGGTGCTGCACACGCCGGGCCACGCGCCGGGCGCGGTCTGTCTGCACGCCCCCGGCCTGGCCACGGTCTTCACCGGCGACACGCTGTTCCAGGGCGGCCCCGGTGCGACCGGGCGGTCGTTCTCGGACCACCCGACGATCGTCGCGTCCATCCGGGACCGGCTGCTGACGCTGGACCCGCAGACCGTGGTCCGCACCGGCCACGGCGACTCCACCACGATCGGCGCAGAGGCTCCCGGCCTGCCGGAGTGGCTGGCGCAGGACAGCTGA
- a CDS encoding M20/M25/M40 family metallo-hydrolase, whose product MSEPSRTGTERHVSGEDEVVDLCRDLIRIDTSNYGDHSGPGERAAAEYVAEKLAEVGLEPQIFESHPGRASTVARIEGEDRSRPALLIHGHTDVVPANADDWTHHPFAGEIVDDCVWGRGAVDMKDMDAMTLAVVRDRLRSGRKPPRDIVLAFLADEEAGGTYGARHLVDNHPDLFEGVTEAIGEVGGFSFTVNENLRLYLVETAQKGMHWMRLTVDGTAGHGSMTNTDNAITELCEAVGRLGRHQWPVRVTKTVRSFLDELSDALGTPLDPEDMEATLAKLGGIAKMVGATLRNSAAPTMLGAGYKVNVIPGQATAHVDGRFLPGYEEEFLTDLDKLLGPRVRREDVHGDKALETGFDGDLVDAMQVALKAEDPIARAVPYMLSGGTDAKSFDDLGIRCFGFAPLKLPPELDFAGMFHGVDERVPVDGLKFGVRVLDRFLDKC is encoded by the coding sequence GTGAGCGAGCCCAGCAGGACAGGTACCGAACGGCACGTCTCCGGCGAGGACGAGGTCGTTGACCTCTGTCGTGACCTGATCCGGATCGACACCAGCAACTACGGCGACCACTCGGGGCCGGGTGAGCGGGCCGCCGCCGAGTACGTGGCGGAGAAGCTCGCCGAGGTCGGTCTCGAACCGCAGATCTTCGAGTCCCACCCGGGGCGCGCGTCCACGGTGGCCCGGATCGAGGGGGAGGACCGGTCCCGGCCCGCGCTCCTCATCCACGGGCACACCGACGTCGTTCCCGCGAACGCCGATGACTGGACGCACCACCCCTTCGCCGGGGAGATCGTGGACGACTGCGTGTGGGGCCGCGGGGCGGTCGACATGAAGGACATGGACGCGATGACCCTCGCGGTCGTGCGCGACAGGCTCCGCAGCGGCCGCAAGCCCCCGCGTGACATCGTGCTCGCCTTCCTCGCCGACGAGGAGGCCGGCGGCACGTATGGCGCGCGCCACCTCGTGGACAACCACCCGGACCTCTTCGAGGGCGTCACGGAGGCCATCGGTGAGGTCGGCGGCTTCTCGTTCACCGTCAACGAGAATCTGCGGCTGTATCTCGTGGAGACGGCGCAGAAGGGCATGCACTGGATGCGCCTCACCGTGGACGGCACCGCGGGCCACGGCTCCATGACCAACACCGACAACGCCATCACCGAGCTCTGCGAGGCGGTGGGCCGGCTCGGGCGGCACCAGTGGCCGGTGCGGGTCACCAAGACGGTGCGGTCCTTCCTCGACGAGCTGTCCGACGCGCTCGGCACCCCGCTGGACCCCGAGGACATGGAGGCGACCCTCGCCAAGCTCGGCGGCATCGCGAAGATGGTCGGCGCGACGCTGCGCAACTCGGCCGCGCCGACCATGCTCGGCGCCGGTTACAAGGTGAACGTCATCCCCGGACAGGCGACGGCCCACGTCGATGGCCGCTTCCTGCCCGGCTACGAGGAGGAGTTCCTGACCGACCTCGACAAGCTCCTGGGCCCCCGGGTGAGGCGTGAGGACGTGCACGGCGACAAGGCGCTGGAGACGGGCTTCGACGGGGACCTGGTCGACGCCATGCAGGTGGCGCTGAAGGCCGAGGACCCGATCGCCCGGGCGGTGCCGTACATGCTCTCGGGCGGTACGGACGCCAAATCCTTCGACGACCTGGGGATCCGCTGCTTCGGATTCGCGCCGCTGAAGCTGCCGCCCGAGCTGGACTTCGCCGGAATGTTCCACGGAGTCGACGAGCGGGTACCGGTGGACGGCCTGAAGTTCGGTGTACGGGTGCTCGACCGCTTCCTGGACAAGTGCTGA
- a CDS encoding amino acid permease produces MTDRTLTAAEPSPHVDAGDEGYSKDLKSRHINMIAIGGAIGTGLFLGAGGRMAGAGPSLAIAYAVCGAFAFFVVRALGELVLYRPSSGAFVSYAREFMGEKGAYTAGWLYFLNWSTTAVADITAAATYAHFWSMFSSVPQWVCALVALALVLTANLISVKYFGETEFWFSIIKVAALVAFMCIGIYLLVTQHSVDGHTPGITTIGDHGGLFPKGVMPMLLVIQGVVFAYASVELCGVAAGETENPGKIIPKAINSIMWRVGIFYVGSVVLLALLLPYTAYSDGESPFVTVLSKIGVPGAAGVMNLVVLTAALSSLNSGLYSTGRILRSMALSGSAPRFTGRMNKGQVPYGGILLTAGFGVLGVVLNYLVPGKAFEIVLNFASIGILGTWGMVMLCSLLFWQRSKEGRVTRPAYRLPWAPYTQIVTLCFLVAVAFLMWWGGGVGRTTVECLPLIAAALVGGWFVVRGRVASVAAERQGLED; encoded by the coding sequence ATGACTGACCGCACCCTCACCGCGGCAGAACCCTCTCCGCACGTCGATGCCGGTGACGAGGGCTACAGCAAAGACCTGAAGTCCCGCCACATCAACATGATCGCCATCGGCGGGGCCATAGGCACCGGCCTCTTCCTCGGCGCCGGCGGCCGGATGGCAGGTGCCGGCCCCTCGCTCGCCATCGCCTACGCGGTCTGCGGAGCCTTCGCCTTCTTCGTCGTACGGGCCCTGGGCGAACTCGTCCTCTACCGCCCTTCGTCCGGCGCCTTCGTCAGCTACGCACGTGAGTTCATGGGGGAGAAGGGCGCCTACACCGCGGGCTGGCTCTACTTCCTCAACTGGTCGACCACCGCGGTCGCCGACATCACGGCCGCCGCCACCTACGCCCACTTCTGGTCGATGTTCAGCTCGGTCCCGCAGTGGGTCTGCGCGCTCGTGGCCCTGGCCCTCGTCCTCACCGCCAACCTCATCTCGGTGAAGTACTTCGGCGAGACGGAGTTCTGGTTCTCGATCATCAAGGTCGCCGCACTGGTCGCCTTCATGTGCATCGGCATCTATCTGCTGGTCACCCAGCACTCGGTCGACGGGCACACCCCCGGGATCACCACCATCGGTGACCACGGCGGTCTCTTCCCCAAGGGCGTGATGCCCATGCTGCTGGTGATCCAGGGCGTCGTCTTCGCCTACGCGTCCGTCGAGCTGTGCGGCGTCGCCGCGGGCGAGACCGAGAACCCCGGGAAGATCATCCCCAAGGCGATCAACTCGATCATGTGGCGGGTCGGCATCTTCTACGTCGGCTCCGTCGTGCTGCTGGCCCTGCTGCTTCCGTACACCGCTTACTCCGACGGCGAGAGCCCGTTCGTCACGGTGCTCTCGAAGATCGGCGTCCCCGGCGCGGCCGGCGTGATGAACCTGGTCGTCCTGACCGCGGCGCTCTCCAGCCTCAACTCGGGCCTGTACTCCACCGGCCGTATCCTGCGCTCGATGGCGCTCTCCGGCTCCGCCCCGCGCTTCACCGGCCGGATGAACAAGGGCCAGGTGCCCTACGGCGGCATCCTGCTCACTGCGGGCTTCGGGGTGCTGGGCGTCGTCCTCAACTACCTGGTCCCCGGCAAGGCCTTCGAGATCGTCCTCAACTTCGCCTCCATCGGCATCCTCGGCACCTGGGGCATGGTCATGCTCTGCTCGCTGCTCTTCTGGCAGCGCTCGAAGGAGGGCCGGGTCACCCGCCCCGCCTACCGGCTGCCGTGGGCGCCGTACACCCAGATCGTCACCCTCTGCTTCCTGGTCGCCGTCGCGTTCCTGATGTGGTGGGGCGGGGGAGTGGGCCGCACCACCGTCGAGTGCCTGCCGCTGATCGCCGCCGCACTCGTCGGCGGCTGGTTCGTGGTGCGCGGACGGGTCGCGTCCGTCGCCGCCGAGCGCCAGGGCCTGGAAGACTGA
- a CDS encoding chaplin, translating to MRQVTKKGLITVAAAGGVLALSGGYAYADSSADGTAANSPGVLSGNSVQAPVHVPVNVCGNTVDVVGLLNPAFGNRCGNVSSAKPGSGTSHTGHQGQGSGHHRAPGNGNTGSHNSGSGSHSGGGAVAEGDTTGSPGVLSGNSVKLPVDVPVNVCGNSVDVVGLLNPVFGNDCANDESVPPPVHVPHHPVHPGQPGQPEKPGTPRGHTPNTPKPAAPHAPVTQTVSVPSGTEQLAHTGSAPLGLIIPASAGMVLGGIVLYRRSRAAA from the coding sequence ATGCGACAGGTCACGAAGAAAGGCCTGATCACCGTTGCGGCCGCGGGCGGAGTGCTCGCTCTCAGCGGTGGCTACGCGTACGCCGACTCATCAGCTGACGGGACCGCGGCCAATTCGCCCGGAGTGCTCTCCGGCAATTCGGTGCAGGCGCCGGTGCACGTGCCGGTGAATGTCTGCGGCAACACCGTCGATGTGGTCGGGCTGCTCAATCCCGCGTTCGGGAACAGGTGCGGCAACGTGTCGTCTGCCAAGCCCGGATCCGGTACGTCCCACACCGGGCACCAGGGCCAGGGCAGCGGCCACCACCGCGCCCCCGGCAACGGCAACACCGGCAGCCACAACAGCGGCTCCGGCAGCCACAGCGGCGGCGGAGCGGTGGCAGAGGGCGACACGACTGGCTCGCCCGGCGTTCTCTCCGGCAACAGCGTGAAGCTTCCGGTCGACGTACCCGTGAATGTCTGCGGCAACAGCGTCGACGTGGTCGGTCTGCTCAACCCGGTCTTCGGCAACGACTGCGCCAACGACGAGAGCGTCCCGCCGCCGGTCCACGTCCCGCACCACCCGGTCCACCCCGGTCAGCCGGGTCAGCCGGAGAAGCCCGGGACGCCGCGCGGCCACACGCCGAACACCCCGAAGCCCGCGGCACCGCACGCCCCGGTCACGCAGACCGTGTCGGTGCCCTCGGGCACCGAGCAGCTCGCGCACACCGGTTCCGCCCCGCTCGGGCTGATCATCCCGGCCAGCGCCGGCATGGTGCTCGGGGGGATCGTCCTGTACAGGCGGTCCCGGGCAGCGGCGTAA
- a CDS encoding ATP-binding protein codes for MAPGTALIPQLIDQCPGSDVRRYAFELPARTDSVARARRLTRNRLACWDFSEDASDTALLIVSELVTNAVVHTAGDHIACELRDDRGQLRIAIQDQGHAAAGPQLCRSPQGEHGRGLLLVDAVSSAWGVRDAAHGPGRLVWAELECRAGRPC; via the coding sequence GTGGCTCCAGGCACCGCGCTCATCCCCCAGCTCATCGACCAGTGCCCCGGCAGCGACGTACGGCGGTACGCCTTCGAATTACCGGCACGTACCGATTCCGTGGCCCGCGCCCGCCGCCTGACCCGGAACCGGCTCGCCTGCTGGGACTTCTCGGAGGACGCCAGCGACACCGCGCTGCTGATCGTCTCGGAGCTGGTCACCAACGCGGTCGTCCACACGGCAGGTGACCACATCGCCTGCGAACTGCGGGACGACAGAGGCCAGTTGCGCATCGCGATACAGGACCAGGGACACGCCGCCGCAGGCCCGCAGCTCTGCCGTTCGCCGCAGGGGGAGCACGGCCGCGGACTGCTGCTGGTCGACGCCGTCAGCAGCGCCTGGGGCGTCCGCGACGCCGCGCACGGGCCAGGACGGCTGGTGTGGGCGGAGCTGGAGTGCCGCGCGGGGCGGCCGTGCTGA
- a CDS encoding DUF5703 family protein, producing the protein MPEYEFVDVYVPRGVSRKDATRLLTDHAEYGHWELDRLSLHRDGSRRVRLRRRIIRQVRATW; encoded by the coding sequence ATGCCGGAATACGAATTTGTCGACGTGTACGTACCGCGCGGGGTCTCCCGCAAGGACGCGACACGCCTGCTCACCGACCACGCCGAGTACGGACACTGGGAGTTGGACCGACTGAGTCTGCACCGGGACGGCAGCCGCAGAGTGCGGCTGCGCCGGCGCATCATTCGCCAGGTGCGCGCCACATGGTGA